One Thalassospira sp. ER-Se-21-Dark genomic window carries:
- a CDS encoding division plane positioning ATPase MipZ — protein sequence MTVQQTGANGDSAGQQTATDKQPPSNRAHVIVIGNEKGGSGKSTTAMHLIVSLMKMGFKVGSLDIDARQGTLTRYVENRNAFNDRKGLKLPVPDHRPIYRSELPDANQAKLDERERFTTALGEMVIGCNFIVMDCPGSDNYLSRLAHACADTLITPINDSFIDLDMLARIDPDSLDIKGPSIYAEMVWDARKRRAAIDGGTIDWIVMRNRLSHLDARNKRDIAEIVDKLADRIRFRQAPGFGERVIYRELFLKGLTLLDLREKGVGIPMSMSHMAARQEVRSLLEVIGFKPADGEELPI from the coding sequence ATGACGGTGCAACAGACCGGCGCGAACGGGGACAGCGCGGGCCAGCAGACGGCAACGGACAAACAACCGCCGTCCAATCGCGCCCATGTAATCGTGATCGGCAATGAAAAGGGCGGGTCAGGCAAATCGACAACGGCGATGCATCTGATCGTTTCGCTGATGAAGATGGGGTTCAAGGTCGGATCGCTTGATATCGATGCCCGTCAGGGGACGCTGACACGTTATGTCGAAAACCGGAACGCCTTTAACGACCGCAAGGGCCTTAAGCTTCCGGTGCCCGATCATCGGCCGATTTATCGCAGTGAGTTACCGGACGCCAACCAAGCCAAGCTGGACGAGCGCGAACGCTTTACGACCGCACTTGGTGAAATGGTGATCGGCTGCAACTTCATCGTCATGGATTGCCCGGGCAGTGACAATTACCTGTCGCGTCTGGCCCATGCCTGTGCCGATACGCTGATTACCCCGATCAATGACAGCTTTATCGACCTTGACATGCTGGCGCGGATTGACCCGGACAGCCTTGATATCAAGGGGCCCAGCATCTATGCCGAGATGGTCTGGGATGCGCGCAAGCGTCGGGCGGCTATTGATGGCGGCACGATTGACTGGATCGTCATGCGCAACCGTCTTTCGCATCTTGATGCGCGTAACAAACGCGACATTGCCGAAATCGTTGACAAGTTGGCCGATCGCATCCGCTTCCGTCAGGCGCCGGGATTTGGCGAACGTGTGATTTACCGCGAACTTTTCCTCAAAGGTCTGACGCTGCTGGATCTGCGTGAAAAGGGTGTCGGTATCCCGATGAGCATGTCGCACATGGCCGCCCGTCAGGAAGTCAGATCGCTTCTGGAAGTGATCGGCTTCAAACCGGCCGACGGCGAGGAGTTGCCGATCTGA
- the galU gene encoding UTP--glucose-1-phosphate uridylyltransferase GalU — MSKRIKKAVFPVAGMGTRFLPATKAMPKEMLPVVDKPLIQYAVEEAIAAGIEEFIFVTGRGKTAIEDHFDRSAELEAILTERGKEEALSKALEMIPENGRVTYTRQGNPLGLGHAVLCAKSLVGDEPFVVLLADDLIQSKVPCMKQMVDSYGRTGGNMVAVMDVPREEVHRYGVLEIEGTNGRLVSACGMVEKPKPEEAPSTLSAIGRYILDPGIFEVLENIPRGAGNEIQLTDALAAMIGKVPFYGYNFEGRRFDCGNKIGFLKATMSFALAREDMRDDVRQLIHEFAEGEAAQ, encoded by the coding sequence ATGTCAAAAAGAATCAAGAAGGCAGTTTTTCCGGTCGCAGGCATGGGAACCCGTTTTTTGCCCGCCACCAAGGCTATGCCAAAAGAAATGCTGCCGGTCGTTGACAAGCCGCTTATTCAATACGCTGTCGAAGAAGCCATTGCGGCCGGCATCGAAGAATTCATTTTTGTGACCGGTCGCGGCAAAACCGCGATTGAGGACCATTTTGATCGCTCTGCCGAACTGGAGGCGATCCTGACCGAGCGCGGCAAGGAAGAAGCACTGTCCAAAGCGCTTGAAATGATCCCGGAAAACGGTCGTGTGACCTATACCCGTCAGGGCAACCCGCTTGGCCTCGGGCATGCTGTTCTGTGCGCCAAGTCGCTGGTCGGTGACGAGCCGTTTGTCGTGCTGCTGGCCGATGACCTTATCCAGTCAAAAGTCCCGTGCATGAAGCAGATGGTCGACAGTTATGGCCGTACGGGTGGCAACATGGTCGCCGTGATGGATGTCCCGCGCGAGGAAGTTCACCGTTATGGTGTGCTTGAAATCGAAGGCACCAATGGCCGCCTTGTCAGTGCATGCGGCATGGTTGAAAAACCAAAACCCGAAGAAGCACCGTCGACCTTGTCCGCCATCGGGCGTTACATCCTTGATCCCGGCATTTTCGAGGTGCTTGAAAATATTCCGCGCGGCGCTGGTAATGAAATCCAACTGACCGATGCGTTGGCCGCAATGATCGGCAAGGTGCCGTTCTATGGCTATAATTTTGAAGGCCGTCGTTTTGATTGCGGCAACAAGATCGGCTTTTTGAAAGCCACCATGTCATTTGCCCTGGCCCGTGAAGATATGCGCGACGATGTTCGCCAGCTTATTCACGAGTTCGCCGAAGGCGAAGCGGCACAATAA
- a CDS encoding DnaJ domain-containing protein produces MQWLLIGIAAFIGVGFFIRWMTEAEPKEIRKIVLFLIILVLIMLAGWLLLTGKIAAMGAALAATVPFLFRMMKLGFLWPIFRRIFAASRKRAQPGSFGNRTSGAGSSSEIRTEFLHMVLDLETGQMRGGVVSGPFAGADLDSLGLDDLQSLYVDCCSATDQSRAVLEAYLERRPDCAGWQSWRQKDHGEDGAQNGGSDRNHNEQGQGGKRSSSASGMTAKEAREILGVADNATREEINRAYKKQIKAVHPDHGGSDYLASKINAARSLLLRLCKD; encoded by the coding sequence ATGCAGTGGCTTTTGATCGGAATCGCAGCATTTATCGGGGTTGGCTTCTTTATTCGGTGGATGACAGAGGCCGAGCCCAAAGAAATCCGTAAAATTGTCTTATTTCTGATCATCTTGGTGTTGATCATGCTTGCGGGCTGGTTGTTGCTCACAGGCAAGATTGCCGCGATGGGTGCTGCTTTGGCGGCGACTGTGCCGTTTTTGTTTCGGATGATGAAGCTTGGATTTCTGTGGCCAATCTTTCGCAGGATCTTTGCAGCGTCCCGAAAACGCGCCCAGCCGGGCAGTTTTGGCAACCGCACATCCGGTGCGGGATCAAGTTCGGAAATTCGCACCGAATTTCTGCATATGGTGCTTGATCTTGAAACCGGGCAAATGCGCGGTGGCGTTGTCAGCGGTCCCTTTGCCGGGGCCGATCTTGACAGCTTGGGACTTGACGACCTGCAGTCGCTTTATGTTGACTGTTGCAGTGCAACCGACCAAAGCCGGGCGGTTCTGGAAGCCTATCTTGAACGCCGTCCTGATTGTGCGGGATGGCAAAGCTGGCGCCAGAAAGATCACGGCGAAGACGGAGCACAAAACGGAGGAAGCGACCGCAACCATAACGAGCAAGGCCAAGGTGGCAAAAGGAGTTCAAGTGCGTCAGGCATGACGGCGAAAGAGGCCCGAGAAATCCTGGGTGTGGCGGATAATGCCACCCGTGAGGAAATCAACCGGGCCTATAAAAAGCAGATCAAGGCGGTCCACCCGGATCATGGCGGATCGGACTATCTGGCCTCAAAGATCAATGCCGCGCGAAGCCTTTTGTTACGGCTATGTAAAGATTAG
- a CDS encoding UDP-glucose/GDP-mannose dehydrogenase family protein has product MRVAMIGTGYVGLVSGACFSEFGTDVVCVDKDVEKIARLEDGIMPIYEPGLDVLVENNVKAGRLTFTTDLKEGVKDADAVFIAVGTPTRRGDGHADLSYVYAAAEEIAEAMDGFTVIVTKSTVPVGTGREVERIIREKRPDAEFAVVSNPEFLREGSAIGDFMRPDRVVIGTSDERAREVLSDLYRPLYLIETPIVFTTRETSEMIKYAANTFLAAKITFINEIADLCEKVGADVHDVARGIGLDGRIGKKFLHPGPGYGGSCFPKDTIALVRTAQEYNSPLRIIETVVDVNAKRKKAMADRVIAACGGSVAGKTIGILGLAFKPNTDDMRDAPSLDIVPALIAAGASVKAYDPEAMEEAKKLLDGISYCDNAYDTVEGADAMVVLTEWNEFRGMDLDRIKDALKHPIVVDLRNVYDPNEMAENGFSYSCVGRASIGGKS; this is encoded by the coding sequence ATGCGCGTAGCTATGATCGGGACCGGATATGTTGGACTTGTCTCCGGAGCCTGTTTTTCCGAGTTCGGTACGGACGTTGTTTGTGTCGACAAGGATGTCGAAAAAATTGCCCGTCTCGAAGACGGTATCATGCCAATCTACGAGCCCGGTCTGGATGTTCTGGTCGAAAATAACGTCAAGGCAGGCCGCCTGACCTTTACCACCGACCTCAAGGAAGGGGTCAAGGATGCGGACGCTGTCTTTATTGCTGTGGGCACACCGACCCGACGCGGCGATGGGCATGCTGACCTGAGTTACGTTTATGCCGCGGCCGAAGAAATTGCCGAAGCCATGGACGGTTTTACCGTCATCGTGACCAAATCGACCGTCCCGGTCGGAACCGGTCGTGAGGTCGAACGCATCATTCGTGAAAAGCGCCCGGATGCAGAATTTGCTGTGGTCTCGAACCCGGAATTCCTGCGCGAAGGGTCGGCGATTGGCGATTTCATGCGCCCGGACCGCGTCGTCATAGGCACCAGTGATGAGCGCGCCCGCGAAGTATTGTCGGATCTGTATCGTCCGCTGTATCTGATCGAAACCCCGATTGTCTTCACCACCCGTGAAACGTCGGAAATGATCAAATATGCGGCCAACACTTTCCTGGCCGCCAAGATCACCTTCATCAACGAAATTGCCGATCTTTGTGAAAAGGTCGGTGCGGATGTCCATGATGTCGCGCGCGGCATCGGCCTTGATGGCCGTATTGGCAAGAAGTTCCTGCATCCCGGTCCGGGCTATGGTGGGTCCTGCTTCCCGAAAGATACGATCGCACTCGTGCGCACCGCGCAGGAATATAACAGCCCGCTTCGCATCATCGAGACGGTGGTTGATGTCAACGCCAAGCGTAAAAAGGCGATGGCAGATCGCGTGATCGCGGCATGCGGTGGTTCTGTTGCGGGCAAGACCATCGGTATTCTCGGTCTGGCTTTCAAACCCAATACCGATGACATGCGCGATGCACCAAGCCTTGATATCGTTCCTGCCCTGATCGCGGCAGGGGCGAGTGTCAAGGCCTATGACCCCGAAGCCATGGAAGAGGCCAAGAAGCTTCTCGATGGCATTTCATATTGCGACAACGCTTACGATACGGTCGAAGGCGCCGATGCAATGGTGGTTCTGACCGAGTGGAACGAATTCCGCGGTATGGACCTTGATCGTATCAAGGACGCGCTGAAGCACCCGATCGTCGTTGATCTGCGTAACGTTTACGATCCGAACGAGATGGCTGAGAACGGTTTCAGCTATTCCTGTGTCGGTCGTGCATCTATCGGAGGCAAATCCTAA
- a CDS encoding VWA domain-containing protein produces the protein MTRKDIIPETSDANEVADFLGKARQMAVHAPSSGSAQGRLIFAMDATASRQPSWDSAAEIQAEMFEAVDGVGALDVQLVFFRGLSECKSSGWCRNAKSFRDYITKVTCRAGHTQIERVLAHVEREAGDKKIDALIYVGDCIEENPDHLAPIAGKLALKGVKAFMFQEGHDREAAFAFGEIARITGGAVMQFDASAAGKLRDLLGAVASYAVGGQSGLSIYQKKTGSEEVLRLGHQLRKPR, from the coding sequence TTGACGCGCAAAGACATCATTCCAGAGACATCCGACGCCAATGAAGTGGCAGACTTCCTGGGTAAGGCGCGGCAGATGGCGGTGCATGCACCATCATCCGGGTCGGCACAGGGGCGACTGATTTTTGCCATGGATGCAACCGCCAGCCGCCAGCCAAGCTGGGACAGCGCGGCTGAAATTCAGGCGGAAATGTTTGAGGCGGTCGACGGTGTCGGCGCCCTTGATGTGCAGCTTGTGTTCTTTCGCGGGCTTTCTGAATGCAAATCAAGTGGCTGGTGCCGCAACGCAAAATCATTCCGCGACTATATCACCAAGGTTACTTGTCGCGCCGGACATACACAGATCGAACGGGTTCTGGCACATGTCGAACGCGAAGCGGGTGATAAAAAAATCGATGCCTTGATTTATGTCGGCGACTGTATCGAGGAAAACCCAGATCATCTGGCCCCGATTGCTGGAAAACTGGCGCTTAAGGGGGTAAAGGCATTCATGTTTCAGGAAGGCCATGACCGGGAAGCGGCATTTGCCTTTGGCGAAATTGCGCGGATAACCGGTGGTGCCGTCATGCAGTTTGATGCCAGTGCAGCGGGTAAGCTCCGTGATTTGCTGGGCGCAGTGGCAAGCTATGCGGTTGGCGGGCAGTCCGGACTTTCGATCTATCAAAAGAAAACCGGGTCCGAGGAAGTGCTCAGGCTTGGTCATCAATTGCGAAAGCCGCGTTGA